The sequence CGCCCACGGACGCCTACCGGGGCGCGGGCCGCCCAGAGGCCACCTACGCCATCGAGCGGATGATGGACGAGCTGGCCGCCGAACTGGGCGTCGACCCCATCGAGGTACGGCGCCGCAACTGGATCGGGCACGAGGAGTTCCCGTACGAGACGATCGCGGGCCTCACCTACGACTCCGGCAACTACGAGGCGGCCACCGACAAGGCGCTGGAGCTGTTCGAGTACGACAAGCTCCGCGCGGAGCAGCTGGACCGGCGGGAACGGCGCGATCCGGTGCAGCTGGGCATCGGAGTGTCCACCTTCACGGAGATGTGCGGTCTCGCCCCGTCCCGGGTCCTCGGGTCGCTGTCGTACGGGGCCGGGGGCTGGGAGCACGCGTCGGTGCGGGTACTGCCGTCCGGCAAGGTCGAGGTCGTCACCGGTTCGTCCCCGCACGGGCAGGGCCACGCGACGGCGTGGGCGCAGATCGCCGCCGACCGGCTCGGCGTGCCGTTCGAGGACGTGAAGGTCCTGCACGGCGACACCGCCATCTCGCCCAAGGGAATGGACACCTACGGGTCCCGCTCCCTGGCCGTGGGAGGCGTCGCTCTGTTCTCCGCCTGCGAGAAGGTGGTGGACAAGGCCCGCAAGGTGGCCGCGCATCTGCTGGAGGCGTCCGAGCAGGACCTGGAGTTCGACGGCGGACGGTTCAGCGTCCGCGGCGTCCAGGAGGAGGGCAGGACGATCCAGGAGGTCGCGCTGGCCGCGTTCGCCGCGCACGACCTGCCGGACGGAATCGAACCGTCCCTGGACTCCGACGCCACGTTCGACCCGGAGAACTTCTCCTTCCCGCACGGCACGCACCTGTGCGCAGCCGAGGTCGACACCGAGACCGGGATGGTGAAGCTCCGCAAGTACGTGGCCGTGGACGACGTGGGCAAGGTCGTCAACCCGCTCATCGTGGAGGGCCAGGTCCACGGCGGGCTCGCGCAGGGCATCGCCCAGGCCCTCTACGAGGAGGCCGTGTACGACGCGGACGGCAACCTGACGACGACCACGATGGCCGACTACCTGGTCCCGTCGGCCGCGGACCTGCCGACGTTCACGACCGACCGGACCGAGACGCCCGCGACGTCCAACCCGATGGGCGTGAAGGGCGTCGGCGAGGCCGGCACGATCGCCTCGACCCCGGCGGTCGTCAACTCGATCGTGGACGCGCTGCGCCCCTACGGGGTGCACGACGTGCCGATGCCGTGCACGCCCGAGCGCGTGTGGCGCGCGATGCGCGCGGAGGAGAAGCCGGCGGCCGCGGAACCGGGCGCGGGCGGCGGGCTCGGCTCGGCCGGAGGTGACCAGTGATCCCCGCGACGTTCGACTACGTCCGTCCCACCTCGGTGGACGACGCCGTCCAGGCGCTGTCCGACGGGGGCGAGGACGCCAAGGTGCTGGCGGGAGGGCAGAGCCTGATGCCGCTGCTGCGGCTGCGGCTCGCCTATCCCGACTCGCTGATCGACCTGGGCCGGCTCGACGCGCTCCGGGAGATCCGCGACGAGGGCGACTCGCTGGTCATCGGCGCCATGGCGACGCACCACCAGGTGATCCGCGATCCGCTGGTGCGCGAGCACGTCCCGCTGATCGTGCAGGCGACGGAGACCGTCGCCGACCCGGCGGTCCGGCACCGCGGCACCTTCGGCGGGTCGCTCGCCCACGCGGACCCGGCCGGCGACCTGCCCGCCGTCGCGCTCGCGCTGGACGCGGTGCTCCTCGTCCGGTCCTCGCGCGGCGAGAGGGAGATCCCCGCGTCGGAGTTCTTCGTCGACTGGATGACGTCGGCGATGGAGCCGGACGAGCTCCTCGTGGGCGTGCGCGTGCCGAAGCTGGGTGCGGGCTGGGGCGTCCACTACGAGAAGTTCCACCGGACCGCGCAGGCCTGGGCGATCGTCGGGGTGGCGTGCGCCGTCCACCGCAACGGTGACGGCGTCGAGGAGGCGCGCGTCGCGCTGACCAACATGGGCGCGGCCCCGGTCAGGGCGAGCGCGGTGGAGACCGCCGTCAGAGGGGGTTCGGCGTCGGAGGAGGCGTTCCGGACCGCCGCCGCGCAGGCCGCGGCGGGCACGGAGCCGCCCACGGACCTGCACGGGTCGTCGGAGTACCGGGCCCATCTGGCGACGGTGCTGACGGCGCGCGCGCTGGCGGCCGCCGCGGGCTGACCCGCCCGCGGGGCGGGAACATGCGGCCGGGCCCGTCGCCCCGGCGCCCGGCCGCATGTTCGCCGGTGCCGCATGATCACAGCGGCGCGGGGTACCGGGGTGCCTGGGGCGTACCGGGGTGCCCGGGGCCCCACTGGCGACGCGACGGGCGGCCACCGTAGGGTCGCGGGCAAGGTCTCCGGACGATAAGGACACTGATCATGGAGCTCGACCACGATTTCACCGTCCCCGTGCCGGTGGATCAGGCCTGGTCGGTGCTGCTCGACGTGGAGCGCGTCGCGGCCTGCATGCCGGGCGCGACGCTCGACTCGGTCGACGGCGAGGAGTACTCGGGCCGGATGAAGGTGAAGGTCGGCGCGATGACCATCACCTACCGCGGCACCGCGCGGATCGTCTCGGCGGACGCGTCGTCCCGCGTCGTCACGATGGAGGCGTCCGCCAAGGAGGCCCGCGGGTCCGGGACGGCGGCGGCGACCGTGCAGGCGAGGCTGCACGCGGAGGACGGCGTCACCCGCGTCAGCGTCCACACCAAGCTGAACGTCACGGGCCGCCCGGCGCAGTTCGGCCGCAACATCCTGTCCGAGGTCGGTTCCAAGATCATCGCGCGGTTCGCCAAGCAGCTGGCCGCCGAGCTCGAGGCCCCCGGCGGGACCGCCGCCGAGGCCCCGGCCGCCGCTGCCGCTCCTGTTGAGACGCCCGCCGAGAAGACCACCGAGAAGCCCGCCGAGGCCACCGCCGACACACCGGCGACCGCCGCCGTGGCGCCCACGGAGACGCCTGCCGCGACCCCGGAGAGTCCTGAGAAGGCCGCCGAACCGGAGTTGGAGGCGGAGACCGGGGTGGCCCCCGCGACACCGGAGGAGTCCGCCGACAAGCCCGGCCCCGTCAAGGCCGAGCCCGGGGAGCGCCCGTCGCTGCACGTGGCGGGCGGGCGTGAAGAAGGGGGGCGGGTGGAGGAGAAGGACGACGCGATCGATCTGCTGGAGTTCGTGGGCCCGTCGATCGCCAAGCGGGCCGTTCCCGCGGTCGGCGGCCTGGTCGCCGTCCTCCTGGCCGTCCGCTTCCTCGTGCGCCGCCGCAGGAAGCGCTGACGGGCGCTCACCTCCGGGACGAGGTCAAGCCGCCGTCAACGATCCGTGCGCGGGCGGCGGCGTCGATGGAACGCGCCGTCGCCGGTGCGGTCGGCTGGTCCGGTGGACACCACCGAGCTCCAGCGGATCGTGCGGATCGAGAACGACAACTGGTGGTACCGCGAGCGCCGCGAGATCCTGGCCGCGGAGCTGCTGCGGTTCAGCGTGCCCGGGACGGCCGTCGACATCGGCGCCGCGTCCGGGGCGTCCTGCCGCGTGCTGGCCGGTCACGGCTGGGGCGCCACCGCGATCGATCTGAGCCCGGACGCCGTTGCGCTGGTCCGTGCCTACGGCATCGAGGCCTACGAGGGCGACGCGCGTTACCTGCCGCTGCCGGCGTGCGAGTACGACCTGGCGCTGGCTCTCGACGTGCTTGAGCACGTGGAGGACGACGAGCGGGCGGCCGCGGAGGTCGCGCGGGTGCTGCGGCCGGGTGGGACGATGCTGGTGTCCGTGCCCTGCGACATGGCTCTGTGGTCGGCGCATGACGTGGCTCTCGGACGCGTCCGCCGCTACTCCCGCCGCACTCTGGTCGAACTCCTGGAGGGCGCGGGGCTGGTGCTGGAGCGCGTGTGGAGCAGGGGCGTCCTGCACCGTCCGCTCCTGCGTCTGCTCAGGAACCGGACGGTGCGGCGCGAGGATCTGGCTCCGCTGCATCCGCTCGTCAACGAGACGCTGCGCCTGTCCGCCTCGCTGGAGCGGCGCCTGCCGGTCGCCTCGTGGCCTGGTGTATGGCTGTTCGCGCGGGCGCGCCGCCCAGGCTGAACGGCGAGCTCCCCCGTCTCAGGCTTTGCCGAAGACGCGGTCGACCACCCTGGACGCGGCCTGGCCGTCGTCGTGCGGGCAGTACTTCACGAAGAATCGGTCGTAGGCGTCCGCGTAGCGCTGCTCTCCCGCCGGCGCCGTCCTGACCGCTTCGGCGACCTCCGCGGACGTCCGCACGACCGGGCCGGGCGCTTCGGCCTCCAGGTCGAAGTAGAAGCCGCGCACGTGGTCGCGGTACCAGTCCAGGTCGTAGGTGTAGAGGACGATGGGGCGACCCAGGATCGCGTAGTCGAACATGGCGGACGAGTAGTCCGTGACGAGCACGTCGGCGGCCATGTACAGCTCGGCGATGTCGGGATACCGGGACACGTCGATGACGAAGGGGTCGGAGTCGCCCCCGGCGAGTCGAGCCGCGGCCGCGCGGTCCCGGTCGGTGATGAGGTGATGCGTTCGCAGGAGGAGGACGTGGTCGTCACCCAGGGCCTCTCGCATGGTCTCCACGTCCAGCTCCAGCGAGAAGCCCTGCCTGCCTTCTGCGTGGTGCCGGTCGTCACGCCATGTCGGCGCGTAAAGGACGACCTTCTTGCCCTGCGGAATCCCCAGGCGCTTCCGAATGCGGCTTCCGATGCGTTCCCACTCGGGCGTGCTGAGGATGTCGTTGCGCGGGAACCCCGTCTCCAGGACTTCGCCCTCGTACCGGAAGGCCCGCCGCATGACCTGGGTGGCGTACGGGCTGGAAGACAGCAGGAGATCCCAGCGCGGCACCTCCCGCTCCATCCAGTCCAGCCGCTCGGTGCGCTGGTACGGCATGTCCCGCAAGTCGTAGGCGAGGCGCTTCAGCGGGGTGCCGTGCCAGGTCTGGAGGTAGATCTGGCCTGTCCGCTTGAAGAACCAGGGCGGCATCGCGTGGTTGGCGACGACGTACCGGGCGCGTGCGAGGACGCGGTAGTGCTCGCGGCTCCCGGCCAGGACGGTCGCGGCCTTTCCGTCCGCCGCGAACTGGTCGTCCTGGGACACCCACACGCATTCCAGGTCGGTGTCGCGCCGGATGAGTTCCTCGTAGACGGCCCTCGGGCTGCAGCTGTACTGGGAGCCGTCGTAGCTGCTGAACACCACCATGCCTGCCAGAGGACTCCGCAGGTAGACCGAATAGTCCCTCTGCTGGAGGAGGGTCTGCGCGTGCCCGCCGCGCTCGTCGTCCTCCAGCGACACGCGGCTGTGCAGCATCAGCGCGTCGATCTGGTGGACGCCGATCTCGAATTCGTGCGTGCCCGCGCGGTGCCGGCCGGGAAGGCCGGGGATGGCCTCGCGTTCGACGACGACGGCCACCTCGCCGGAACGCGTGCGCGCCGCCAGGTCCCAGGTTCCGCTGCTCAGCGGCAGGTCCGTCCCGAACACCGACATCGTCGCGGGGGCGAACGCGGCGGTGAACCGGCCTCCCCTACCGGTGGCGTCGTCCTCCCAGGTGACGGGGACGCGGTACTCCTCGCCGGATCGGCGCCGCCGCAGGACGAAGTGGTCGGGGCGGTGTTCCGGGTCGGCGAAGTCGCCTCCCAGCGTGAGCAGTCCGTTGGCGTCCCACTCGGCTCCCGTGACGACCGGACGGAAGCTGCGCTCGACCCCGCGCAGGTTCCCGAACGCGGTGCGGCTGACGGCGAACTCCCGGCCGCGCCCCGCGCTCTCCGGCAGGGCGAAGCGGGCGGGCTTGACGTTGTTCGCGACGGTGAGGCGCAGCGGGCCGCCTTCACCCGTCAACCGGATGTCCCAGTCGATGGTGTCGCGCAGGTGCGTGCCGTACGCTTCGCTGTTCGGCTCGCTGTTCGGCACGGACGCGAGGTACTTCAGGGGCAGCCTGGCCGTGAAGTCGAACCCGGTGCCCTCCGCCATCCGCAGGACGGCCGACTGCCGCAGCGTCACCTCGCCGCGGATCTCGTCTCCCCCGTGCCTGCGCACCGCGACCATCGCGGCCCCGGCACCGAGCGCGCGCCGCGTCCAGCCGGACAGCTCCAGCGCGTCGCCGTCGAGGCCGATCCCGGTGAGGACGGCCTTGGCCCGCTTGACGTGGACGACGAACACGTCGTCGTCGCCCGCCGCCGGCTGGACGGCCACGTGCTCGTCCACCTGCCGCGGCGACGTCCACCGGACGGCCGGAGCCGTCGCGGTCAGCCGCTGGACCGCCCTGCGCCCGGCCGTCGACACCTCGGCGAACAGCTCGTAGGTGGCCGTCCGCCACTCGTCGCTGTCCAGGAGGTACTCGGGCTCCACCCGTACCGTGAAGCCCGACCAGTCGAGGGAGACGTTCGCCTGCCCGGAGCGCACCGTGACCTCCGGGACGTACCGGCGCTCCACCGGCAGCCGGATCTCCTTGCCGGTCCGCACGTCGCGCATCCAGACGCGGATCCGGGAGTCGTCCACCGCCGCCACCGCGAACCGGTCGAAGTAGGCGTGCCCCTCGACGATGAGGGTGTCGACGTCCCACTCCACGCGGTCGACGTCCGCCCACAGCGCCAGCTCGTCGGTGACGTCGTACACGTCCTCCGGGACGCCCCGGTCGGCGTCGTCGAAGAAGGGGTAGCGGGCGTACCAGCGCTGCCGGAGACGACCGCGCGACACCAGCGGGACGTCCCGCAGGCCGTCCTCCTCGAAGCGCAGCACCTCCAGCAGTTCGGGCAGCATGCGCTCGCCGAGCAGGTACGTCTCCAGCCGCCTGATGGCCTCAAGACCCGCGGTGGCCCGGCGCCCGGAGCCGGCGACGACCTCGGCGCCCAGCTCGACCAGGTGTTCGCGCTCCTCCCAGGTGGCCGTGGGCAGGGCGAGCATCAGTTCGCGCACGTCCAGGTCGAGCGCGTACATGTCGTGGACGGCCAGAAGGTCCGGCTCATGCGTGCGGACGAACTCCCGCGTCCTCGCCAGGGTCGCCATGCGTTCGGTGATGTCGGCCGGGTCGGGGCGCATGCGCGGGGCCGTTCCGGGTCGGTCCCGCCAGAAGTAGACGGTCGCGTCCACCACGTCCACGGCGGAGGCCAACACGTGGCTCTGCACGGCGATGAGGAGGTCTCCGCCGGCCCCGAACTCGAAGCCGTACGCGTCCCAGAAGGAGCGCCGGTAGACCTTGTTCCACACCGTCCTGTCTTGCAGGAGGGCGGGGTGCCTGGTCACGTGCGTCGACAGCATGGTCTCCGCGTAGGGGTCGCTGTGGAGCGGCGACTGCCACACCTGTTCCTCGTCCAGGCACATGACGTTCCCGCCCGCGAGGTCCGAGCCGGTGCCGTCCAGCGTCCCGACCAGCAGTTCGTAGGCGTAGGGCGGCACCGCGTCCTCACCGTCGGCGAAGGCGAGGTAGCGGCCTTTCGCCTGCTCGACGCCCGCGTCGGCCGCCGTCGTGCCGGGGGCGGGCTGCAGGAGGGCGAAGCGGTCGTCGCGTCCCGCGAACTCCTTGGCGACGGCGGCGTCCTTGGCGGCTCCGCCCTGGCCGTCCTCCACCATGAGCACCTGGATGTCGCGCAGCGTCTGCCCGGCGATCGACTCCAGGCACTCCGCCAGGCGGCCGCCGGTGTTGCGGATGGGGACGACGATGCTGATCTGCGGGGACACGGGCGGCTCCGTACTGGGCTTTCGGGGATGCGTGGGCTTACGGGGATGCGTGAGCTTTCGGCGGTCGAGCGGGCTTCGGCGGGCGGGACGGGCTCAGCGAAGGACACGGTCGAGCACGCGGGCGCCGGCGTGGCCGTCGTCGTGCGGGCAGTACCGGGCGGCGAAGGCGGCGCGCGCGTCCCGGAACCCGGTCTCCAGCGCGGCGGGATCGCGCAGTGCCTCGACGACGTCCTGCGTGGTGGCGAGCAGCGGACCGGGCGCCTCGGCGTCGAAGTCGAAGTAGAAGCCGCGCACGTGGTCGCGGTAGCGCTCCAGGTCGTAGGTGAAGAACACCATCGGGCGGCCGGTGACGGCGAAGTCGAACATGGACGACGAGTAGTCGGTGACGAGCACGTCGCTGATGAGGAACAGCTCCGAGATGTCGGGATAGACCGAGACGTCCATGACGCAGTCGCCCGGCCGCAGCCTCGGGCGGTCGGTGACGAGATAGTGCGTCCGCAGGAGCAGGACGTGGTCGCGTCCCAGCGCGGCCCGGAACCGGTCGATCTCGAATTCGAGGCTGAACGCGCGCTTGCCGATCGCCTGGTGGAAGTCGTCCCGCCACGTCGGGGCGTACAGGACGACCCGCTTGCCCTCCGGGATGCCGAGCCGGCGTCGCACCGCCGCGGCGATCTCATCGCGGTGCGGGCTGCTCAGCACGTCGTTGCGGGGGTAGCCGCTTTCGAGGACGTCCCCGGTGTAGCCGAACGCGCGCCGGAACAGCGGCACGGAGAAAGCGTTCTGGGCGAGGAGGAGGTCCCACTGGGGGACGTCGTACTCCATCCAGTCCACGCCCTCGGTGCGCTTGAAGGGCATCTTCTTGACGTCGTATCCGAGCTTCTTGAGCGGCGTCCCGTGCCAGCACTGCACGTAGGTCTGGTCCTCGCGCTTGGTGAACCATTCCTGCTGCGACCAGTTGCCGAAGATGTAGCGCGCGCGGGCGAGCGCCTCGTAGTGCTCCCGCGTCCCGGCCAGGACGGTGCGGGCACCAGATGGCTTGCCGAACTGTCCGTTCTCGGTGACCCACACGCATTCCAGGTCGGTTTCGCGCCGCCGCAGCTCGTCGTAGATGCCGCGCGGGTTGCACGCGTACTGGCGGCCCTTGTAGGCGTCGAACACCACGAGTTCCCGGACGGGCAGGTTCAGGTGGCGCCGGTAGTGTCCGGACCGGATGCGGCTCTGCGCGTAGGCACCGCGCTCGTCGTCGTCCAAGGCGGTCTCGACGCGCAGCTGCAACTGGTCGGTCCGCTGGGCCCGGACGGTGATCCGGTGCAGTCCCGCTTCGAACGGCTCGGGCAGGTCGCGGAGGGTGTGGCGGCGCACGACCACCGGCTGCTCCTGCCCTCCGACCGTGGCGAGGGCGTCCCAGCGGCCGGAGACCAGCGGGCGCGACAGGCCGAGCACCGGCATGCGCGCGGGCGAGAACACCGCCGTGAACCGCTCGTCCTCCCAGTGCAGCCTGACGGCGTGCTCCTCGCTCGACCGCCGCCGCCTGAGGATCAGCGAGTCCGGCCGCCCGATCCGGTCCGAGCACGTGCCCGCCAGGCGAAGGGCGCCCTCGGACGACCACGCCACCTCGTCGACGGCGAGGACGCGGCCGCGGGAGACGATCCGCAGGGTGCTGCGCCGGGTCCTGGCGATCTCCAGTTCGCCGCCGGGGATGGGGAAGGCGGCGCCCGCCGGGTCCTCGTCCAGGTACGGGCGGATCCCCTCCGAGAGGGTGATCTCCCAGTCGCCGTGCCTCCGGGCCAGCCCGGCGACCGGCAGCCGCGCCCGGAACCCGTCGGCGCCGACCGGCTCGACCGGCCCGAGCACCGCGGTGCGCCCCGCCCTCGGGGCGGCGGTGACGCGCGGCTCGTCCCCGAACGGGAGGCGGCTCCAGCCGTCCAGCCACAGCTCGCCGCCCTCCAGGTGGCAGCCGATGACCGCGGCCGGCGTGCGGCGCACCTGGATCACGAACCGGTTCCGGCCCGTGACGCCCTGGACGAGCACGCCCGGCGCGCACTCCCGGTCCTGCGGCCACTGCCGCCCGGTGAGCCGCGGGCCGGCGAACGTCGACCGGCGCCGCAGCCCGCGGTTGACGATCTCGACGCACGGCACCCAGTCGACGTCCCGCCAGCGCCCGAACATCCGCAGCGCGGACGGGTCGAGCTCCGCGACGAACCCGGACCAGTCGTAGGACACGTTCGACTGCCGCGACCCGGCGGTCACGTCCGGCCTGCGGACCCTCCTGACCGGGACGCGCATGAGGCCCCGCCTGTTGGCCGCCACCAGCCAGATCCGGATGCGGGACCCGTCCTCGCTGGAGGCGTCCAGATGCCGGATGTAGGCGTGGCCCTCCAGGCGGAGCCGGCCGTCCGCCCAGGTGGCCCGGTCGATCGCCGCGACCGGTCTGAGCTCGTCGGTCACGTCGTACACGTGCGCCGGGACGCCGCGGTCCTCGTCCTCGAAGAACGGGTACTCGGCGTACCAGCGGTGCCGCAGGCCGCGACGCACGCGCGGCGCGTCCGCCGCCTTGCGCAACTGGACGTAGCGCAGCACCTCCAGCAGTTCCGGCAGCATCCGCCGGCACAGCAGGTGCAGTTGCAGGCGCGTCATCGCCGGCTGCCGCTTCAGGACGCGGGCGCTCACCTGCCGGGCCAGGGCCGCCCCCATGGCGACGAGTTCTCCGCGGTTCTCCTCCTGCGTCCTGGGGAGGGCCTCGAACAGGACGCGAAGCTCGATGGGAATGAGGACGTGCTCGTCGTAGGCGTTCAGGAGCTGCGGCGCGTAGTCGGCCAGGCCCTCCCGTACGGTCCGCGCGGAACGCATGCGCTGGCTGAAGTTGTCCCAGTCGTAGCGGTCCTCTGTGATGGACCCGGGGCGCTTGCGCCAGAAGTAGACCGTCTCGCTCAGGACGTCCACCGAACGGGCCAGGGCGTGCGCGCGCGCCGTGACGGGAGGGTCCTCGTAGTAGCCCGGAGGGAACTCCAGACCCGTCCGGGCCCAGAACACGCGCCGGTACACCTTGTTCCACGGCGTCCGGTCGCGCATGAGCATCGGCATGGACGACACATGCGTCTTCGCACGGGACTCGGTGAACAGCCCGTCGTGCAGGTGCGACTGCCAGGTCCGGTCGTCGTCCATCCGCTGGACGTTCCCGGACGCCAGGTCCGACCCGGTCCGCTCAAGGGACGCGACCAGCCGCGCGTACGCCTCGCGCTCCACGACGTCGTCGGCGTCGGCGAACGCCAGGTACTCGCCCCTCGCCTGCCGCACGCCCGCGTTGCGGGCGGGCCCCGGCCCCTCGTTCTCCCGCGTGAGCAGCCGGAACCGCGGGTCGCGGCCGCACATGTCCTTGGCGATCACGGCGCCGTTGTCGGTGGACCCGTCGTCCACCATGATCACTTCGAGGTCGCCCAGCGTCTGGCCCGCCAGCGATTCCAGGCACTCCTGGAGGTACTCCTCGGTGTTGTGGAACGGCACGACCACGCTGAGCTTCGGGGACATGGGGCCTCCTCCTCGCCCCACGAGCATGGTGACGTCACGCCGCGGCACGAACGCGCATCGCGATTGCGAGGCCGTCCCCTGACGCAGACTTGACCTCGCCTGGCCACCACTTGACCTGGGCGTTAATCCACCGGGCCAGGAATCCCGCAGATCAGGCGGGGCGGATGCCGGGGGCCACGCCCGACTCCACGACGGCGGCGCGCAGGCTCGCCGCGAGCGCCTCGAACTCGTCCGCGCGCGGGGAGGTCGACCGGAAGCCCAGGCCGACGCGGCGGAAGGGCGCCGGTGCCGCGAAGCGGTGCAGACCGAGGTTCGGCGCCCGGCGGGTCTCCACGGGCAGCGCCGTCTCGGGGACGAGCGTCACCCCCAGCCCGCCCGCCACGAGCTGGACCAGCGTCGCCAGGCTCGTGGCGTACGTGGCCGCGGCGGCGCGCGCCCCCACCTCCCGGCAGACGTCCAGCGCCTGGTCGCGCAGGCAGTGGCCCTCGTTCAGCAGGAGGACGTCGAGGTCGTTCAGCGCCTCCCGCGCGACCTCGGTGGCGCCCAGCTCGAACCCGGCGGGCGCGACGAGCACGAAGTCCTCGTCGTACAGCGGCAGCTCCGTCACGCCCGACGCCGGCACGGGGAGCGCCAGCAGCACCACGTCCAGGCGCCCGGCGAGCAGTTCCGCGACGATGTGGCCGGTCCGCTCCTCGTGGACGGACAGTTCCAGGTCGGGGAACTCCTTGGTGAGCCTCGGCAGGACGACGGGCAGCAGGTAAGGCGCGACGGTCGGGATGACGCCCACCCGGAGCGGCCCGACGAGCGTCCCTCGGACGGCCTGGACGTCCTCGACCAGCCGGTCGAGTTCCGCGAGGACCGTCTCGGCCCGCCGTGCGACCCGTTCCCCCGTGGGCGTCAGCAGGACCCTGCGCGTCGTCCGCTCGACGAGCTGCGTCCCGAGGCCCTCCTCAAGCGCCGCCACGGCCCCGGACAGGGCGGGCTGGCTCATGCGCAGAGCGGCGGCGGCGTCACGGAAATGCAGGTACTCCGCCAATGCCAGGAACGCCCGCAACTGGGCCACCGTGGGTCTGCTGATCGCCATCCTGACGCAGACATTACCGAAGGGCGGTCACGCACCGTGACTTGTCCCAGGTCGAGGCGGGGTGGGATTCACCACAGCGGGCGGGCGGTCAGCGGATGGGCAGGCGGTCGGGGTGCGGGATGGGGGCGCCGGGGTCGGCGACACGGGGGGTGAAGGTGCCGTGGAAGCCGAACGGGAGGTGGTGCGGGAGGTGGAGGTCCGCGACCGGGGCGAGGTCCCGGGCGTCCAGGATGGTGAGCCGCGAGCGGTGTTCCGCGGCGAGATACACAACGGACAGGAGCCACCCGTCGTCCTCGGCGGAATCCGGTGCGCGGGGCACGAAGATGGGCTCGCCCACGTAGGTGTGCGGGCCGGCATCGTGCGCCTGGGTGCGGCCCGTGTCGTTGTCGACTTTCAGGACGGTGTCGTACTCGCCGGTCGAGCCCATCCGTCCCGTCATGTAGGTGTAGCGGTGCCTTCGCGTGGAACGGCGCCAGTCGTACTGGGGGAACTCGCCGGGCCGGTCGGACAGCGGCGTCTCGATCACACGTCCAGCCGGGGTGATCCGGTAGCGCATGAGCCTGCTGGACGGCAGGTCGGTGAAGCGCGTGCGGAAGTCGGACAGATCACGTCTGATCGCTTCGAAGTCGTCGAAGAGCACCAGGTCGACGACGGTGTCGGCGCCGTCCTCGAAGGCGTTCGCCAGGTGGACGTGCACGAGCGCCTCGTGCTCCACGACCCGCGCCGGGCCGCCGTTGCGCGGCACCAGCACGAACCGCGTCCCCTTCTCGGGACGGTGCCGGATCGCGTCGAACACCGACGCGCCCCCGCCGAACATCGTGCGCACGTCGACCATGTACGGGTCCAGGACGAACACCATGTGCTCGGTCGTCAGCGCCACATCGTGGTTCCACGGCATGTTCAGCATCCGGACCCGGGCGAGCCGCCGCAGCCGGCCGCGCCGGTCGACCTTCCAGCAGTTCAGGGACGGCAGCGGGCCGAAGTCCTGGCCGAAGTTGAACATCTCGCCCGTCACCGGATCCCACTTCGGGTGGGCGGAGAACGCCTTGAGCGCGCCGCGCAGCCGTCCGTCGAAGTCGTACGTGCCGAGCGTCTCCAGGGTGTCGGGGTCGAGGCGGTGCGGCGGGCCGCCCTCCCACAGGGCCAGCAGCCGGTCGGCATGCAGTGCGATGCCGGTGTTGGCGACGTTCGCCGGCCCCTTCCCCTTGACGAAGTTGGCCCAGAAGCCGCCGGGAAGCGGCGTTCCGACCCCCGGATGGACGGGCCCGCCTGACACCATGCCGTGCTTGAACTGCGGCGTCCGGACGTACCGGTTGCGGAACCGCACGGACCGCCCGTCGAAGGCGAACTGCGAGACCATCCCGTCGCCGTCGAAGAGGTGGTGCATCAGCGTCCGCCCGACCTCCCACTTGCCCGGGCCGATCCGGTACAGCGTGCCGGTGAGGCCGGACGGGAGCTCGCCGTCGATCTGGTCGACGACGTAGTCGTGCTCGCGCATGAGCGGCGCGAAGACGCGCGC is a genomic window of Actinomadura citrea containing:
- a CDS encoding xanthine dehydrogenase family protein molybdopterin-binding subunit, which codes for MTVQEVGTPRKRSEDARLITGRTRWTDNMTPAGTLYVAFLRSPFAHARITGVDTAPAKERPGVVAAFSGQDFAAEQGSLPCAWVVTEDMKHPAHPPMAVDEVRYVGEPVACVVARDRAAAVDALEEIDVDYEPLSAVVDMEAAVADGADLVHEDLGTNKSYTWVFENGDLDAAMRDAPVVLERRYVQQRLIPTAMEPRSVLCVPEGDEFTLYSATQIPHILRLMLATVTEIPEHRIRVVAPDVGGGFGSKLQVYGEEVLALLLARRLGRPVKWTETRSEGNMTVHHGRDQIQRLTLAAERDGRIRGLKVELLADMGAYLMLVTPGIPLLGAFMFNGIYKMDALSFTCTGVFTTKTPTDAYRGAGRPEATYAIERMMDELAAELGVDPIEVRRRNWIGHEEFPYETIAGLTYDSGNYEAATDKALELFEYDKLRAEQLDRRERRDPVQLGIGVSTFTEMCGLAPSRVLGSLSYGAGGWEHASVRVLPSGKVEVVTGSSPHGQGHATAWAQIAADRLGVPFEDVKVLHGDTAISPKGMDTYGSRSLAVGGVALFSACEKVVDKARKVAAHLLEASEQDLEFDGGRFSVRGVQEEGRTIQEVALAAFAAHDLPDGIEPSLDSDATFDPENFSFPHGTHLCAAEVDTETGMVKLRKYVAVDDVGKVVNPLIVEGQVHGGLAQGIAQALYEEAVYDADGNLTTTTMADYLVPSAADLPTFTTDRTETPATSNPMGVKGVGEAGTIASTPAVVNSIVDALRPYGVHDVPMPCTPERVWRAMRAEEKPAAAEPGAGGGLGSAGGDQ
- a CDS encoding FAD binding domain-containing protein, whose protein sequence is MIPATFDYVRPTSVDDAVQALSDGGEDAKVLAGGQSLMPLLRLRLAYPDSLIDLGRLDALREIRDEGDSLVIGAMATHHQVIRDPLVREHVPLIVQATETVADPAVRHRGTFGGSLAHADPAGDLPAVALALDAVLLVRSSRGEREIPASEFFVDWMTSAMEPDELLVGVRVPKLGAGWGVHYEKFHRTAQAWAIVGVACAVHRNGDGVEEARVALTNMGAAPVRASAVETAVRGGSASEEAFRTAAAQAAAGTEPPTDLHGSSEYRAHLATVLTARALAAAAG
- a CDS encoding SRPBCC family protein, producing the protein MELDHDFTVPVPVDQAWSVLLDVERVAACMPGATLDSVDGEEYSGRMKVKVGAMTITYRGTARIVSADASSRVVTMEASAKEARGSGTAAATVQARLHAEDGVTRVSVHTKLNVTGRPAQFGRNILSEVGSKIIARFAKQLAAELEAPGGTAAEAPAAAAAPVETPAEKTTEKPAEATADTPATAAVAPTETPAATPESPEKAAEPELEAETGVAPATPEESADKPGPVKAEPGERPSLHVAGGREEGGRVEEKDDAIDLLEFVGPSIAKRAVPAVGGLVAVLLAVRFLVRRRRKR
- a CDS encoding class I SAM-dependent methyltransferase → MDTTELQRIVRIENDNWWYRERREILAAELLRFSVPGTAVDIGAASGASCRVLAGHGWGATAIDLSPDAVALVRAYGIEAYEGDARYLPLPACEYDLALALDVLEHVEDDERAAAEVARVLRPGGTMLVSVPCDMALWSAHDVALGRVRRYSRRTLVELLEGAGLVLERVWSRGVLHRPLLRLLRNRTVRREDLAPLHPLVNETLRLSASLERRLPVASWPGVWLFARARRPG